Part of the Rhodobacteraceae bacterium M385 genome is shown below.
GTTTGGAGCAGAAGGGGCGGAAGGTTTTGTTGGTCTCTTTTTCGCAAATCGGGCAAGGCAAGTGGCTGTCTCCGGCTATGGATGCGGGCCCCATTGTGCGCGAGCGGAGGGGCGCCTGCAAGGCGTGGATCACGTTGATTCCCTTGCATTGTATGGTCCTACGTCGCTAGGTCTGGGGAAACATTTTGAGGGCGAATATCATGCGGATGACACGGCGGACATTTGGTGCGGGCAGCGCTTGTGTGGCTTTGAGCGGCTGTGTCGGCGGGATTGGCGGCGGGGGTCGTGTGGGCATCGGCTCGGCCGGGGATGGCGGGCCTTCGACCGATCCCGACTTCATGCCGCAGCCCAATGCCTCCTACAGTGAGTGGCTCACCGGGTTTCGGGGCCGCGCAAGGGCGGCGGGGATTTCGGACGATACGCTGACGCGCGGGCTGCGCAACGCGGGCTACCTTCCCGGCGTAGTGGAGCGGGACCGCAACCAGACAGAGTTCCGGCGGACCACGGAAGATTACCTCGCCCTGGTGGCTGGTGACGACGATGTCAGCCTTGGGCGGTCGCGTTTTGCCACCCATCGCAGCGTCCTGAACGAGGTGGAGGCGCGCTACGGTGTGCCCGCCGAAATCTGCTGTGCCGTCTGGGGCGTAGAGAGCCGATATGGCACCCGTTTGGGCGATATTCCGGTGATCTCGGCGGTGTCTACGCTGGCATGGGAAGGCCGGCGCGGGCGCTTCTTTGAGGCGCAGACAATCGCCGCCCTGCGCATCATCCAGAACGGCGACACGACGCCCGATCGCCTGCTGGGGTCATGGGCTGGTGCGATGGGACATACGCAATTTATTCCAACCACTTACGAGGAACATGCCGTCGATTTTCGGGGCGATGGTCGCCGCGATATCTGGAGCAGTGATCCGACCGATTCCTTCGCCTCTACCGCGAGCTATTTCAGCCGCTCGGGGTGGCGCACCGGAGAGCCGTGGGGGATGGAAGTGCAGTTGCCCAGTGGGTTCAGCGCGACGACGGGTCGCGACACCCGCCGGTCGGTCGCCAGTTGGCGCGATGCGGGCGTAAGGCGTGCCGGCGGCGGCGCCCTGCCCGACCACGGATCAGCCGCGATATATGCCCCCGGCGGGGCCGGTGCGCCTGCGTGGATTCTGTTCCACAACTTCAACGTGATCCTGCGCTACAACAACTCTACCAACTACGGGATCGGGGTTGGATATCTGTCTGATCGCATCGCCGGAGGTGGGCCTTTACGGCAGGAATTCGGTGCCGACGCGAGCGGGTTGACCCAATCCCAACGCCGCCAATTGCAGGAGGCCTTGAACCGCGCCGGATACGACGCGGGCACGCCAGACGGGGTGATCGGATCGGGCACGGAAGCGGCGATTGAGGCCTATCAGGCGGCCAATGGGCTGCCGGTGACGGGCGAGCCATCGGCGGCGCTGTTGCGGCGGTTGCGGTAGCCTAAACGCCCTGTGACATCGGTACACCGGGGCGTACACATCGCGTACATACGCGGTTTTTGCACAGAGGTGGGGCGATATGGCCGCCTCTGTGCGGTTACTGTGCAGCTACTGTTGCGGTGTGCTACGCGGGCCAGACCTGCGCCAAGGGCGCGCGGTCGCGCTTGCGGGTCAGCTCTAGCATCCCCAGCGGAGTCCAGCCTGCCACGACCACATCGCCGCCCCCCAAACGGAACGCCTTTTTCACGGCATCTTCCACCTGCTTGCGGTCGCGTTTGGGCATCGGCGCGAGGTCGAGGGTGATCTGCCCCCCCAACCCCTTGATCCGCGTCAGGCGCGGCAAGTCCCGAACCAGCGCGAGGTTGGCCTTCAACCCAGCCGCGAGAGAGTGATCGGCGCCGGTGTTCACATCCACCGCGACGAGGGCGCGGGTGGCCTCCACATAGGCATAGGCGCCGCCGGAGAGCGGCTGACGCGCGGCCAGCGCCGCATCGACGGCTTCCAGGACGCCGTTGTCGGCAAACCCGCCTTCGATCACCTCGTCAGGCGCGTCCCATTCGCGCCACGCGCGGGTGTGGGCGTCGTCGGCATCGAGCAGCCATTCCGGCTCTCCCAATTGCTCGGACACGACCATCGTCGCGGTTTTGCACATGGCGTAGATGTCTTCCTGGATTTCATCGGCGAGGACGCCTTCGGCGGAGGAGCGGATGATGAGCCCGTAGCCGTCCGACGCGGCGCGGCTTTCGTGGGCGATTTCCAGCAAGCGGTCGCGCTCGTCCTCGTCGCGAATGGCACGGCTAACGTTGAGGCCGGGTTTACGGGGCGTCACGATGGCATATCGGGATTTGAAGATCAGATCAGGCGTCACCGGGGCCGCTTTGCCCGGTTCTGCCACGCCCGAGACCTGCACAAGAAACACATCGCCCGGTGCAATATCCTTCGCGCGGCGCATGTAACCTTTGTCGCCATTGCCCAGATGCAGGGTAATCCCCCCCTGCCCTTTCAACGGCCGGTCAGCTTTCGCCCGAGAGATCGCGCCAACACCCGGCGCTGCCCCTTCAGGCGGGTCGATGAAGATATCATGCAGCTTCCCGTCCACCATCAGCGCGGCGGCGCGGCGGCCTGCGACTTCATCTAGAAGAACGACTGTGCCTTTCATGTCTTACCTCCGGTAAGATTGGTTTCTTTCGCACCTTCGGTGCTGAATGTGGGGCGCGCACCTTCGGTGCTGCTCATTCCAGGCGCACCTTCGGTGCTGCTCATTCCAGGCGCACCTTCGGTGCTGCTCATTCCGGGCGCACCTTCGGTGCTGCTCATTCCGGGCGCACCTTCGGTGCGACTCACGACTTCCACACCTCTATGCCCGCCGCCTGAAGCAGCTGCGCGGTTTCCACCATCGGCAGGCCGACAATGGCCGAGTGGCTGCCCGATATCCAAGGGAAGAATGCGCCTGCGGGGCCGTGGATGGCGTAGCCGCCCGCCTTGCCCTGCCAATCACCGGTGGCGATGTAGCCATCCAGTTCAATCTTGCTGAGGCGCTTCATCTTCACACGGCTCTCAACAATGCGGGTGGATAGGCCCTTGTCGGATAGCACCGCGATGCCGGTCAGAACCCGGTGGCGGCGTCCGCCCAGAAGAGTCAGGAATTCACGGGCCTGAGCCTCATCCTTTGGCTTTCCAAGGATGCGACGGCCTACGGCCACGGTGGTATCAGCGCAGAGCACCACATCGCCCGCATCGGACGACACGGCAGCGGCTTTGCCGCGAATGATCCGGTCCACGTAGGCACGGGGCAGTTCGTCTTTCAGGGGATCTTCGTCGATATCGGGGGGGCGGATGTCATCGGGCGTGAGCCCGAGAACCGCCAGAATTTCCACACGGCGCGGGCTGCCAGAGCCGAGGATAAGCTTCATTGGATGCCCGATCTATTTCGCAAGAGCGATACGGGCGGCGGCATTATAGTCACGCTGCATCCGCTCCATCCGGCGCATGTCTTTGCCTTCGGGGATCACCAGTTCGGACTTGTCGCCTTTGAACTTGGTGTGACGCCATTTGAAGGCATCCACATCATCGGCCAGCTTAGCCCATTTCACCACATCGCTATCATCGGTCAGAAGATGACGTTGCGCTTTGCGCAGGGGTTTGGGGTTGAGGTAGTCAAACGCCCAATCGCTATCGCGGATGAACAGGATCTTTTCCTCTCCATCCAGCGGCGGGGTGATATCCACCAAAGCGCCATCGCGTTCAATCACGGCGTGGCGCTGCGCCTCCAGCCAATAGCCGGTGAGTTCCCACACCAGCCAGCCAAACACGGGCGTGGCCCCTGAAAGGATCACATTGTAGAAAGGTTGGTCTTCAATCGCGCCGTCGGAGGGCGCGACCGTGACATATTCCGCAACGCCATCGCCAAGGGTCGCGGCATAGGCCGTGACCGCATCGGACATGTCGGGCGTGGTGATCGTGCGCTCAGACACGGGAGATCACTTGAAGCGGTAGTTGATCCGGCCTTTGGACAGATCGTAGGGGGTCATTTCAACCTGGACTTTGTCGCCTGCCAGAACCCGGATACGGTTCTTCCGCATCTTGCCTGCCGTGTGCGCGATAATGGTATGGCCGTTTTCGAGCTCGACCAGGAATGTCGCGTTGGGCAAGAGTTCCTTAACGACACCAGGAAATTCGAGCATCTCTTCCTTAGCCATGGGTACTCCATTGATTGCGCCCCGACGGTGGGGCTGATTTCGGCTAAATGCGCCTAAACCCCAAAGGTTTCAAGGCAAATCGCGCAGCTTTCGGCTTTGGTCGGCGCGAGCGTGGCTCTCGGGCCAATGGGCGTGGTTGAAGACGGAGCCCTGGGCACGCACGCGGGCGATGGCGGCGGGGTCGATCTCGGCGTAGGTCCAGCCGGCTGTGTTCAGCGTGCCTTCGGCGATGATACCTGTGGGCGGAAAGCCAAGGTCGGGCGGGCCGTAAACGCTTGCGATGCCTACGTTTTCATCGGTTGCGGGGGACCATTTGGCATCGCCCACCGTGGGCGATTGGACGGTCACGCATTGCCCTTCCAGCGCCCGCGCCATGGCCCCGATGCGCACCCGGGAATAGCCTGCGAGACTATCGGTACAGGAGGGGCAAAGGATGATCTCGGCCCCTTGTTCGATCAACTCACGCCCCAGAAGGGGGAATTCTGCATCATAGCAGATCAGCGTGCCGATTTTGCCAAGGGCGGTGTCGATGGCTTCCAGCGGCTCTCCGGGAACAACGTCCCACTTCTCACGCTCGAACCGGGTCATCACTTGTTTGTCTTGATCCCCCAGAAACCCATCGGGCCCAAAGAGAGAGGCGCGGTTCACCGGACGCTCGGCCCCCTCCTCGAACACCGGTCCGGAGGCGGCGAGGATATGGACACCGTAGCCTTCCGCGAGCGAGGCCATCAGTGCGTCTGCCTCTTCCGTATAGGCGTGGGCGGCGTGGAGGCTGGCTTCAAGATCCGCCGCCGCGTCAGGCCCCGACAGGGCGGCCAATTCCATCCGGCCATATTCCGGGAACACCAGTAAATCCGCGCCTTCGCGGGTTGCTTCACGCACCCAGTTGATCTGCTTCTCGGCGTAGGCGGTGAAATCCGGCAGCAGGTCCAGCGAATAGGCGGCGGTGGCGATTTTCATAAGCGTTTCATCCAGAATTGCAGGGACTTGGGTGTTTCATCTGTATCGCCAACGTCGGTCCAGTGGAACTGTGCCGTGACACCGGGCAGCGGCGCGTAGCCTCGGGCTTTCCAGAACGGATCGAGGGGGCTGTACCCGACTGGGCGCGCGGGATGATCGGCGGGGCGGATCACGGCGCAGAAGGCGGAGTGGGCGTGGCCAAGGGCGCGGGCGTGAGCCTCGCGCAAATCAAAGAAGCGGTGGCCGATGCCCTGCCCGCGATAGGCGGGCAACAGCACGCTTTCGGCGCAGTAGAATATCGTTTCAACGTCCGGCACGGGACCGGAGAGTTGCGCAGCATCGGCATGGGCCACAAGGGGCATCCCCGTGGCCGCGCCGATGATGCGCGCACCATCCATGGCCGCCATAAGGATTGCGCCGGGGGTGTCTTGATAGGAGCGCAGGTAATGGGCCTCGTAAGCCTCATCCCCCTGATACAAATAGGGAAAGGCGCGAAAGACCTCGATCCGCAGGCGCGCGAGGTCGGGCAGTGCAGCGGTCAGCGCCGCACCGGTAAGGGCCACGACCCGCAGGCTCATGGGCTGACTTGCGCCATCCAGTCGGCGAGGTTGTAGTAGGTCACGATGCGGGTGATTTTCCCGTCTGCCACGCTGAAGAACCCGCCTGCCGGAAGGCGGTAGGTTTGCCCCTGCGCCGCGGGCAGGCCTTCGTCGGTTTGCAGGTAGGTGCCGTTGACGGTGAATTCGGCCGCCGCACGAGCACCATCGGGGGTGGCCATAACCACGATATCGGTCAGGTTTTCACGGTAGCAGCGGGTCATATGGGCGCAAAAGGCGGCGAAAGCTTCGGTCCCGATGCGCACCGCGCCCTCGTTCACGTGGTGGGCCACATCGGGGGCAAGGCAGGCGATCATGGCGTCAGTGTCGGCGGCATTAAACGCGGCGTAATAGCGGGTGATGAGATCTGTGGTGTTCATGGCCCCTGAATAGGCGCAGAGGCCGGGGCGGGCAATGGCGGGTCAGTCGGATTTGGGGTCCTTCATATGGACCACACGCTGCGGATAGGGAATTTCGATATTGGCATCACGCAAGGCGTTCCAGACCACAAAGAGCACGTCAGAGGTGTATTTCTTATCCCCGTCGTCGATCCCGTTCACCCAAAATTCGACCGCGAAATCAACGCCATTGTCGCCAAACCCGCGCAGTTCACAATCGGGGGGATAGGGGGTGTCCAGCACATCGGGGTGAGCGGCGACGGCTTTCCCGACGATGTCGGGGATCAGGTTGATATCGGTGTCATAGCTGACAGAGAACGCCGCCTCGTAACGGTTGGCCGAGCCGCTGTCGGAGTAGTTGACGACGCGGGTGGTGATGAAATCCTCGTTCGGGACAACGATCCAGCGGCCATCGAAGGTTTCCAAAATCATCGCTCGGGCCGTGGTCTTGATGATCGTGCCCGCCTCGCCGCCATCAAGCACCACGTAGTCCCCAACGGTGGCCTGACCTTCCAGCAACAAGATCACGCCGGAAATGAAGTTGGCGGCGATCTTTTGCAGGCCAAAGCCAAGCCCCACACCCACGGCGCCGCCCAAAACCGCAAGGGAGGTCAGCGAAATGCCCATGATGTTCATCAACACGAGGAAAGCCGCGCCGAAAATCGCGATTTCGGCGGCCTTGGCGGCCAGTTGCCTTGTGGCAGGCCGCAGGTCTTCCTGCGCACTGATATAGGTGGTGGATTGGTCGTTGGACCAGCGCCCGAGCCAGAAGACAACGGCCCCCAGAACGACCAGTTGCACCAGCCACAGTAGGTCGAACGACAGGTTGCCCAAGGGCACGACCGTGGCCTGCATCTGCGCGGTCACGACGCCTAGAAGCCCCAGTGCATAGAGGGCGGCGGCCGGGATCAGCACGTATTTCCCCAGAAGCCTGAGGAACGGGTCTTTCACAATATCGCGCACCACGGCGCGGGCGGCGAGGAACAGGAACACCCGTTTGCCGAAGGCGATCACCTCGCCCGCCTCAAAAATCGAGCGGACAATCTGCTCGGCCATGGCGGTGAAGGCATAGGCCAGAACCGGCAGCAAAAGCGGCAGGAATTGCAGGACGAAACGGCGGGTGGTGGAAAGGATCGAGTCGCTTTCCACCGGGGGCGACAGCAGGCGGATCAGGATCGGTTGCAAGCGGCGATTGACCACCCAAGCCAGCAGAAACGCGGCCAGAAGCAAGCCGAATTGCGACCAAGCGGCGGGGCTAAGCAGCCAGCCCATCGCGGTCGCCCAAACGGGGGCCAGCAGATCAAGAACGGGTTGCAGAAACTCAGGCATATTATTCATGGGCGCGAAGCTACTGTGCGCGGCGGGCAGAGGGAAGGTCTGCCGTGCCCAAGGGGGCGTAATCGGTTAGGCGAAGGGCGTTTCATCGAACAGGGAGGGGCCAAGTTTATCCTTGGGCAGCAAGGGGAAGTGATCCTCGGTGCCAAGCGCCGAGAGCATTCGGTCACAGCGAAACGTG
Proteins encoded:
- a CDS encoding nuclear transport factor 2 family protein gives rise to the protein MNTTDLITRYYAAFNAADTDAMIACLAPDVAHHVNEGAVRIGTEAFAAFCAHMTRCYRENLTDIVVMATPDGARAAAEFTVNGTYLQTDEGLPAAQGQTYRLPAGGFFSVADGKITRIVTYYNLADWMAQVSP
- a CDS encoding lytic murein transglycosylase, producing the protein MRMTRRTFGAGSACVALSGCVGGIGGGGRVGIGSAGDGGPSTDPDFMPQPNASYSEWLTGFRGRARAAGISDDTLTRGLRNAGYLPGVVERDRNQTEFRRTTEDYLALVAGDDDVSLGRSRFATHRSVLNEVEARYGVPAEICCAVWGVESRYGTRLGDIPVISAVSTLAWEGRRGRFFEAQTIAALRIIQNGDTTPDRLLGSWAGAMGHTQFIPTTYEEHAVDFRGDGRRDIWSSDPTDSFASTASYFSRSGWRTGEPWGMEVQLPSGFSATTGRDTRRSVASWRDAGVRRAGGGALPDHGSAAIYAPGGAGAPAWILFHNFNVILRYNNSTNYGIGVGYLSDRIAGGGPLRQEFGADASGLTQSQRRQLQEALNRAGYDAGTPDGVIGSGTEAAIEAYQAANGLPVTGEPSAALLRRLR
- a CDS encoding mechanosensitive ion channel, whose amino-acid sequence is MNNMPEFLQPVLDLLAPVWATAMGWLLSPAAWSQFGLLLAAFLLAWVVNRRLQPILIRLLSPPVESDSILSTTRRFVLQFLPLLLPVLAYAFTAMAEQIVRSIFEAGEVIAFGKRVFLFLAARAVVRDIVKDPFLRLLGKYVLIPAAALYALGLLGVVTAQMQATVVPLGNLSFDLLWLVQLVVLGAVVFWLGRWSNDQSTTYISAQEDLRPATRQLAAKAAEIAIFGAAFLVLMNIMGISLTSLAVLGGAVGVGLGFGLQKIAANFISGVILLLEGQATVGDYVVLDGGEAGTIIKTTARAMILETFDGRWIVVPNEDFITTRVVNYSDSGSANRYEAAFSVSYDTDINLIPDIVGKAVAAHPDVLDTPYPPDCELRGFGDNGVDFAVEFWVNGIDDGDKKYTSDVLFVVWNALRDANIEIPYPQRVVHMKDPKSD
- a CDS encoding carbon-nitrogen hydrolase family protein; this encodes MKIATAAYSLDLLPDFTAYAEKQINWVREATREGADLLVFPEYGRMELAALSGPDAAADLEASLHAAHAYTEEADALMASLAEGYGVHILAASGPVFEEGAERPVNRASLFGPDGFLGDQDKQVMTRFEREKWDVVPGEPLEAIDTALGKIGTLICYDAEFPLLGRELIEQGAEIILCPSCTDSLAGYSRVRIGAMARALEGQCVTVQSPTVGDAKWSPATDENVGIASVYGPPDLGFPPTGIIAEGTLNTAGWTYAEIDPAAIARVRAQGSVFNHAHWPESHARADQSRKLRDLP
- a CDS encoding GNAT family N-acetyltransferase, yielding MSLRVVALTGAALTAALPDLARLRIEVFRAFPYLYQGDEAYEAHYLRSYQDTPGAILMAAMDGARIIGAATGMPLVAHADAAQLSGPVPDVETIFYCAESVLLPAYRGQGIGHRFFDLREAHARALGHAHSAFCAVIRPADHPARPVGYSPLDPFWKARGYAPLPGVTAQFHWTDVGDTDETPKSLQFWMKRL
- a CDS encoding ribonuclease E/G — encoded protein: MKGTVVLLDEVAGRRAAALMVDGKLHDIFIDPPEGAAPGVGAISRAKADRPLKGQGGITLHLGNGDKGYMRRAKDIAPGDVFLVQVSGVAEPGKAAPVTPDLIFKSRYAIVTPRKPGLNVSRAIRDEDERDRLLEIAHESRAASDGYGLIIRSSAEGVLADEIQEDIYAMCKTATMVVSEQLGEPEWLLDADDAHTRAWREWDAPDEVIEGGFADNGVLEAVDAALAARQPLSGGAYAYVEATRALVAVDVNTGADHSLAAGLKANLALVRDLPRLTRIKGLGGQITLDLAPMPKRDRKQVEDAVKKAFRLGGGDVVVAGWTPLGMLELTRKRDRAPLAQVWPA
- a CDS encoding Maf family protein, producing the protein MKLILGSGSPRRVEILAVLGLTPDDIRPPDIDEDPLKDELPRAYVDRIIRGKAAAVSSDAGDVVLCADTTVAVGRRILGKPKDEAQAREFLTLLGGRRHRVLTGIAVLSDKGLSTRIVESRVKMKRLSKIELDGYIATGDWQGKAGGYAIHGPAGAFFPWISGSHSAIVGLPMVETAQLLQAAGIEVWKS
- the infA gene encoding translation initiation factor IF-1, encoding MAKEEMLEFPGVVKELLPNATFLVELENGHTIIAHTAGKMRKNRIRVLAGDKVQVEMTPYDLSKGRINYRFK